From Sphingopyxis sp. USTB-05, the proteins below share one genomic window:
- a CDS encoding TonB-dependent receptor — MTTHLRLLLASAGFAAMAMASPVFAQEADTAQDEAQQNDGGGLGDIIVTATKRGSAQNVQDVPIAITAFGSNELDSIHARSISSVSYAVPNASLESVGTTPGYANFSIRGLGINSSIPSIDPTVGVFVDGVYLGVSAGVLFDTFDLEGVEILRGPQGLLFGRNVTGGAVLLRTTTPSNRFRLDAKAALSTGLEKRASISVSGPLAGDVLSGKVAVYYNDDDGWFRNDFDGKKIGGSETLIMRSALRLQPNDSFDLVLRYEHGRIRGDGPAVTNHGLYPRDSFRVNQNYAGFVKTDWDQGIAELNIDTAFGDGKITNIAAVRALSNDSGADVDGSPATNLHSRNNIHQWQFSNELRYAGTFGAFDVTTGLFYFNQDINYAEQRLLSGGALTVSGGGRQKQRTGGIFATVDWRLTEQLTFSVGARYSAEEKEVQVRSIGVGGCNLDTLRCSYDFNDKDSWDGFTPRIGVQFKPSDDTLLYASFAKGFRSGGYNFRNLNPNVDPGPFDQEKQDAYEIGLKQEFGGFARVNIAGFYSRINGTQREFQAPFAPFGNFQIITNAADVSIKGIEGELLVKPVSGLTIAGQFGYTKGKYEDILFDLNADGVINDRDYSLKLPRLSPWSYGGSITYATRVGGDFDVEGRVGANYRDAAFYNDQNTGLLRAATMVDASLAVTHGRVKVSVYGNNLLNEATFGTEAPLPFFAGSTFSPLNKGRVYGVEVGYKF; from the coding sequence ATGACAACGCACCTCAGACTTCTTTTGGCGAGCGCCGGTTTCGCGGCGATGGCCATGGCGTCTCCCGTGTTCGCGCAGGAAGCCGATACGGCTCAGGATGAAGCGCAGCAGAACGACGGCGGCGGCCTCGGCGACATCATTGTGACCGCGACGAAGCGCGGTTCGGCGCAGAATGTGCAAGATGTTCCCATCGCGATCACCGCATTCGGGTCGAACGAACTCGACAGCATTCACGCGCGTTCGATTTCCAGCGTCAGCTACGCCGTTCCCAACGCTTCGCTTGAAAGCGTCGGGACGACGCCGGGCTATGCGAATTTCTCGATCCGCGGCCTCGGCATCAATAGCTCGATTCCCTCGATCGACCCGACCGTCGGCGTGTTCGTCGACGGCGTCTATCTGGGCGTCAGCGCTGGCGTGCTCTTCGACACCTTCGATCTTGAAGGGGTCGAGATCCTGCGCGGCCCGCAGGGCCTGCTGTTCGGCCGCAACGTTACCGGCGGCGCGGTCCTCCTGCGCACCACCACCCCGTCGAACCGCTTCCGCCTCGATGCAAAGGCCGCACTCTCGACCGGCCTTGAAAAGCGGGCGAGCATCTCGGTGTCGGGCCCGCTTGCCGGCGATGTGCTCAGCGGCAAGGTTGCTGTCTATTACAACGACGACGACGGCTGGTTCCGCAACGACTTCGACGGCAAGAAGATCGGCGGCAGCGAAACGCTGATCATGCGCTCGGCGCTTCGCCTCCAGCCGAACGACAGCTTTGACCTGGTCCTGCGTTACGAGCACGGCCGCATCCGCGGCGACGGTCCTGCAGTCACGAACCACGGCCTCTATCCGCGCGACAGCTTCCGCGTGAATCAGAACTACGCCGGCTTCGTCAAAACCGACTGGGATCAAGGCATCGCCGAACTCAACATCGACACCGCATTCGGTGACGGCAAGATCACCAATATCGCCGCCGTCCGCGCGCTCAGCAACGATTCGGGTGCCGACGTCGACGGTTCGCCCGCGACCAATCTCCACTCGCGCAACAACATCCACCAGTGGCAGTTCAGCAACGAACTGCGCTACGCGGGCACCTTCGGCGCGTTCGACGTCACAACGGGTCTCTTCTATTTCAATCAGGACATCAATTACGCCGAACAGCGCCTGCTGTCGGGCGGCGCGCTGACCGTATCGGGTGGCGGCCGTCAGAAGCAGCGCACCGGCGGCATCTTTGCGACCGTCGACTGGCGCCTTACCGAACAACTGACCTTCAGCGTCGGCGCGCGCTATTCGGCTGAGGAAAAGGAAGTGCAGGTCCGCTCGATCGGCGTCGGCGGCTGTAATCTCGACACGCTTCGCTGCAGCTACGACTTCAATGACAAGGACAGCTGGGACGGCTTCACGCCGCGCATCGGGGTCCAGTTCAAGCCCAGCGACGATACCCTGCTCTATGCGTCGTTTGCCAAGGGTTTCCGAAGCGGCGGATATAATTTCCGCAACCTCAACCCCAATGTCGATCCGGGCCCGTTCGACCAGGAAAAGCAGGACGCCTATGAAATCGGCCTGAAACAGGAATTCGGCGGCTTCGCGCGCGTCAACATCGCGGGCTTCTACAGCCGCATCAACGGCACACAGCGCGAATTCCAAGCGCCCTTCGCACCCTTCGGCAACTTCCAGATCATCACCAACGCGGCCGATGTGTCGATCAAGGGGATCGAGGGCGAACTGCTGGTAAAGCCGGTTTCCGGCCTGACCATCGCCGGCCAGTTCGGCTACACCAAGGGCAAATATGAGGACATCCTTTTCGACCTCAACGCCGATGGCGTCATCAACGACCGCGACTATTCGCTGAAACTGCCGCGCCTGTCGCCGTGGAGCTATGGCGGATCGATCACCTATGCGACCCGCGTCGGTGGCGATTTCGATGTCGAAGGCCGCGTCGGTGCGAACTATCGCGATGCCGCTTTCTACAACGATCAGAACACCGGCCTGCTCCGTGCGGCAACGATGGTCGACGCCAGCCTTGCCGTTACGCATGGCCGGGTGAAGGTGTCCGTTTACGGAAACAACCTCCTCAACGAGGCGACGTTCGGGACCGAGGCGCCGCTGCCCTTCTTCGCCGGATCGACCTTCTCCCCGCTCAACAAGGGCCGGGTCTACGGCGTCGAAGTCGGATACAAATTCTAA